The following coding sequences lie in one Lolium perenne isolate Kyuss_39 chromosome 2, Kyuss_2.0, whole genome shotgun sequence genomic window:
- the LOC127323461 gene encoding pentatricopeptide repeat-containing protein At5g03800: MATSTSSSPPPLPLAPPPPPPPRSRLSFPLPPPPATTTATAAHGTLPRLRLPPRGADPRAAHAVAAKSGAAALSDARLANAVMCGYLRAGRLADAHDMFDWMPTRDAASYSALISGHARLGSPVSAAESLFRRMRLAELAPTEYTFVGLLTACIRRANPRFGTQVHALAAKHQYLVANALLVANALLAMYVKCGRLEDALKLFDGMHHRDASSWNTVLSGLVELGRHQEAFELFADMRRGGVAADRFTLSALLTAAAEDRSLPQGASVHALSLKSGLELDLSVGNALIGFYAEHGDSVEDVVGVFQRMPEKDVISWTGLLNGYMEFGLVDKALGVFDRMPEKNFVTYNAVLTGFCRNKEGVRVTFAKKAGLRGLGLFRRMLESGLEMSDVTVTGVLNACAISADRKMSEQVHTFVIKCGCGSSPWIDAALIDMCIKCGRSGDARLLFENWRHRESFHIAWNSLLLASFRDGEYEKAFSIFLQMFRSSDIQFIDEFMLTTVLGVCGALGFAELGRQIHSFAAKSGLLCACGVGNSIITMYGKCGQLENAANFFEQMPQRDLVSWNALITAHLLHREGDEVLNIWSQMQRLGIKPDSITFLLIISACSYTSSDSADTCMELFRSISSMYNIEPAMEHFAASVYVLGCCGRFDEAEQFIGSMPFKPGALVWRSLLESCSKRSNMTLRRRAMNHLLALEPHDPSTYVLASNLYSESAKWHCSENTRLELREKGIHKIPARSWTFHDNTVHSFFARDRSHPQSKDIYAGLDVLTIECMKAGYEPDTTFVLHDVEEYQKRHFLMYHSAKLAATYGLLMAGSRQVIRVVKNIRMCGDCHSFLEHASAATGKEISVRDSSGFHIFRGGICSCRE; the protein is encoded by the coding sequence ATGGCCACTTCCACCTCATCCTCCCCTCCTCCTCTCCCCCTCgcacccccacccccacccccgcCCCGCTCGCGCCTCTCCTTCCCTCTCCCTCCGCCGcctgccaccaccaccgccaccgccgcccatgGCACCCTGCCCCGCCTACGCCTCCCACCCCGCGGGGCCGACCCGCGCGCCGCGCACGCCGTCGCGGCCAAGTCCGGCGCCGCAGCCCTGTCGGACGCGCGCCTCGCCAACGCCGTCATGTGCGGGTACCTCCGCGCGGGCCGCCTCGCCGACGCGCATGATATGTTCGACTGGATGCCCACCCGCGACGCTGCCTCCTACAGCGCGCTCATCTCGGGCCACGCGCGGCTGGGGTCCCCCGTCTCCGCGGCCGAGTCCCTCTTCCGCCGCATGCGCCTCGCGGAGCTCGCCCCCACGGAGTACACCTTCGTCGGCCTCCTCACCGCCTGCATCCGCAGGGCCAACCCGCGGTTCGGGACCCAGGTCCACGCGCTCGCCGCCAAGCACCAATACCTCGTCGCCAACGCGCTCCTCGTCGCCAACGCGCTCCTCGCCATGTACGTCAAGTGCGGACGCTTAGAGGACGCCCTGAAGCTGTTCGACGGCATGCACCACCGCGACGCGTCCTCCTGGAACACGGTGCTCTCCGGCCTGGTCGAGCTGGGAAGGCACCAGGAGGCGTTCGAGCTGTTCGCCGACATGCGGAGGGGCGGCGTTGCGGCCGACCGGTTCACTCTCTCCGCGCTCCTGACAGCGGCCGCTGAGGACCGCAGCCTGCCCCAAGGCGCATCAGTGCACGCCCTGTCTCTCAAGTCCGGGCTGGAGCTTGACCTGAGTGTCGGCAACGCGCTCATTGGGTTCTACGCCGAGCACGGTGATTCCGTAGAGGATGTGGTTGGCGTGTTCCAGAGGATGCCGGAGAAGGACGTAATCTCGTGGACTGGGCTGCTCAACGGATACATGGAGTTCGGTTTGGTCGACAAGGCTCTGGGCGTGTTCGATCGGATGCCCGAGAAGAATTTTGTTACTTACAATGCGGTTCTGACCGGTTTTTGCCGGAACAAGGAAGGCGTCCGTGTCACGTTTGCTAAGAAGGCGGGGCTGCGTGGACTGGGATTGTTTAGGCGAATGCTGGAGAGTGGGTTGGAGATGTCGGATGTTACGGTGACCGGTGTCCTGAATGCTTGTGCTATTTCTGCCGATAGGAAGATGAGCGAGCAGGTTCACACGTTTGTGATCAAGTGTGGCTGTGGTTCAAGTCCTTGGATTGATGCCGCGTTGATAGACATGTGCATCAAGTGTGGCAGGTCTGGAGATGCACGTCTGTTGTTTGAGAACTGGCGCCACCGGGAGAGCTTCCACATTGCTTGGAACTCTTTGCTGCTTGCTAGCTTTAGAGACGGGGAGTATGAAAAGGCATTTTCTATCTTCCTTCAGATGTTCAGAAGCAGTGATATTCAGTTCATTGACGAGTTCATGTTGACTACTGTTCTTGGAGTTTGTGGTGCTTTAGGTTTTGCTGAACTTGGAAGGCAGATACATTCGTTTGCTGCAAAATCTGGCCTGTTGTGTGCTTGTGGAGTTGGTAATTCAATCATCACTATGTATGGCAAGTGCGGACAATTGGAAAATGCAGCCAATTTCTTCGAGCAAATGCCTCAACGAGACCTTGTGTCTTGGAATGCGCTgatcactgctcatcttctccatCGCGAGGGAGATGAGGTATTGAACATATGGTCTCAAATGCAGAGATTAGGCATCAAACCAGATTCCATTACCTTTCTTCTCATCATATCAGCTTGCAGTTACACCAGCTCAGATTCTGCAGATACATGTATGGAACTGTTTCGTTCTATATCAAGCATGTACAACATTGAACCTGCCATGGAGCACTTTGCAGCATCTGTGTATGTCCTTGGCTGTTGTGGTCGTTTTGATGAGGCTGAACAGTTTATAGGCAGTATGCCATTCAAGCCTGGTGCATTAGTTTGGCGATCTTTGCTGGAAAGCTGTAGCAAGCGGTCCAACATGACACTGCGGAGGCGAGCAATGAATCATCTACTTGCACTGGAACCACACGACCCATCCACATATGTTCTAGCATCTAATTTGTACTCTGAATCAGCAAAGTGGCATTGTTCAGAGAACACAAGGCTGGAGCTGCGTGAAAAGGGTATCCATAAGATTCCAGCAAGGAGCTGGACCTTTCATGACAACACTGTTCACTCATTTTTCGCTCGAGATAGATCACATCCTCAGTCCAAGGACATCTATGCTGGTCTGGATGTGCTAACCATTGAGTGCATGAAGGCTGGGTATGAACCAGACACCACCTTTGTTCTACATGATGTTGAGGAATACCAAAAGAGGCATTTCCTAATGTACCACAGTGCAAAGCTGGCTGCTACTTATGGCCTTCTAATGGCAGGCTCTAGGCAAGTCATCCGTGTTGTGAAGAACATCCGCATGTGTGGTGACTGCCACTCGTTTCTGGAGCATGCCTCTGCTGCTACTGGGAAGGAGATTTCAGTCAGAGACTCGAGTGGGTTTCATATTTTCAGGGGAGGGATTTGTTCTTGTAGAGAATAG